One region of Bradyrhizobium betae genomic DNA includes:
- a CDS encoding substrate-binding domain-containing protein, translated as MERIRMLSTLGLMGAMRSLSSAFESATGIHVDADFAPTLALLKRLRDGEAADLVILTREGLDEMIGEGRVVAGSAADLARSYVGIAVRAGQAHPDIATEAALRKALLAARSVAYSRLGASGVYFARLIQQWGIAAEINATATVVQQGFTAERLVSGEADLAVQQISELKQVEGIEVVGPIPLDLQTPAVFSAGLMTNAQHAEAADRLLRYLASPEVVPVLRQSGLEP; from the coding sequence ATGGAAAGAATTCGCATGCTCTCGACGCTCGGCCTGATGGGCGCGATGCGCAGCCTGTCCTCCGCCTTCGAAAGCGCGACAGGCATTCATGTCGATGCCGACTTCGCGCCGACGCTGGCGCTGCTCAAGCGGTTGCGTGACGGCGAGGCCGCCGATCTCGTGATCCTCACGCGCGAGGGTCTCGACGAGATGATCGGCGAGGGCCGCGTGGTCGCGGGCAGCGCGGCTGATCTGGCGCGCTCCTATGTCGGCATCGCCGTGCGGGCAGGGCAGGCGCATCCCGATATCGCCACCGAAGCCGCGTTGCGCAAGGCGCTGCTCGCGGCGCGCTCCGTCGCCTATTCGCGGCTCGGCGCGAGCGGTGTGTACTTCGCCCGGTTGATCCAGCAGTGGGGTATCGCGGCCGAGATCAACGCCACGGCCACGGTCGTGCAGCAGGGCTTCACGGCCGAGCGGCTCGTCAGCGGCGAGGCTGATCTGGCCGTCCAGCAGATCAGCGAGCTGAAGCAGGTCGAGGGCATCGAGGTGGTCGGGCCGATCCCGCTCGATCTGCAGACCCCGGCCGTGTTCTCCGCCGGCCTCATGACGAACGCGCAACATGCCGAAGCCGCCGACCGGCTGCTGCGCTATCTGGCATCGCCGGAAGTCGTTCCGGTTCTGCGCCAATCGGGACTCGAGCCTTGA
- a CDS encoding GrlR family regulatory protein: MFEGFYKVRFQLGDAVGRSVMHVGNGTMLGGNSAFAHIGSYEKTAGGVDIVIKTVRHNPDPAYRAMAGTDDATLLAKGRADGDLYHFKGELKELPGVPFHSLMTPITEDEVPIAGGVGEAGIADGLYSIHLRMLDGVDGGLTGVMLLNGGRILGGDASFYYLGSYTAALGRWKGQILNQEHTPAKDDPIFGGHEVGIGFSGSYDGEQAVLEATALAGKRSLRLTAALKLMHRA; encoded by the coding sequence GTGTTTGAAGGCTTCTACAAGGTCAGATTTCAGCTCGGCGACGCGGTCGGCCGGAGCGTGATGCATGTCGGCAACGGCACGATGCTCGGCGGCAATTCGGCATTCGCCCATATCGGCAGCTACGAGAAGACCGCAGGCGGCGTCGACATCGTCATCAAGACCGTCCGCCACAATCCCGACCCGGCCTATCGCGCGATGGCCGGCACCGACGATGCCACGCTGCTGGCGAAGGGCCGGGCCGACGGCGATCTCTATCATTTCAAGGGCGAGCTCAAGGAGCTGCCCGGCGTTCCCTTCCACTCGCTGATGACGCCGATCACGGAGGACGAGGTGCCGATCGCCGGCGGTGTCGGCGAGGCCGGCATTGCCGACGGCCTCTATTCGATCCATCTGCGCATGCTCGATGGCGTCGACGGCGGCCTCACCGGCGTGATGCTGCTTAACGGCGGCCGCATCCTCGGCGGCGATGCCTCTTTCTACTATCTCGGCAGCTACACCGCTGCGCTCGGGCGCTGGAAGGGCCAGATCCTCAACCAGGAGCACACGCCGGCCAAGGACGATCCGATCTTCGGCGGCCACGAGGTCGGCATCGGCTTCTCCGGCAGCTACGACGGCGAGCAGGCGGTGCTCGAGGCCACCGCCCTGGCCGGCAAGCGCAGCCTGCGCCTCACCGCCGCGCTCAAGCTGATGCACCGCGCCTGA
- a CDS encoding glutamine synthetase beta-grasp domain-containing protein, producing MTKYKLEYIWLDGYAPTPNLRGKTQIKEFASFPTLEQLPLWGFDGSSTQQAEGRSSDCVLKPVAVFPDAARTNGVLVMCEVMMPDGKTPHATNKRATILDDAGAWFGFEQEYFFYKDGRPLGFPVSGYPAPQGPYYTGVGFSNVGDVARKIVEEHLDLCLAAGINHEGINAEVAKGQWEFQIFGKGSKKAADEMWMARYLMLRLTEKYGIDIEFHCKPLGDTDWNGSGMHANFSTEYMRTVGGKEYFEALMAAFDKNLMDHIAVYGPDNDKRLTGKHETAPWNKFSYGIADRGASIRVPHSFVNNGYKGYLEDRRPNSQGDPYQIASQILKTIASVPADKKAAA from the coding sequence ATGACCAAGTATAAGCTCGAGTACATCTGGCTCGACGGATACGCGCCGACTCCGAACTTGCGCGGCAAAACACAGATCAAGGAATTCGCGTCGTTCCCGACGCTGGAGCAGCTTCCGCTCTGGGGCTTCGATGGCTCCTCCACCCAGCAGGCCGAAGGCCGCAGCTCCGATTGCGTGCTGAAGCCGGTCGCCGTCTTCCCGGACGCCGCGCGCACCAACGGCGTGCTCGTGATGTGCGAAGTCATGATGCCCGATGGCAAGACCCCGCACGCGACCAACAAGCGCGCCACCATTCTCGACGATGCCGGCGCCTGGTTTGGCTTCGAGCAGGAGTATTTCTTCTACAAGGACGGCCGTCCGCTCGGCTTCCCGGTCTCCGGCTATCCGGCGCCGCAGGGCCCGTACTACACCGGCGTCGGCTTCTCGAACGTCGGCGACGTCGCCCGCAAGATCGTGGAAGAGCATCTCGACCTCTGCCTCGCGGCCGGGATCAACCATGAAGGCATCAACGCGGAAGTCGCCAAGGGCCAGTGGGAATTCCAGATCTTCGGCAAGGGCTCCAAGAAGGCCGCCGACGAAATGTGGATGGCCCGCTACCTGATGCTGCGCCTGACCGAGAAGTACGGCATCGACATCGAGTTTCACTGCAAGCCGCTCGGCGACACCGACTGGAACGGCTCCGGCATGCACGCCAACTTCTCGACCGAGTACATGCGTACGGTCGGTGGCAAGGAGTACTTCGAGGCGCTGATGGCGGCCTTCGACAAGAACCTGATGGACCACATCGCCGTCTACGGCCCGGACAACGACAAGCGTCTGACCGGCAAGCACGAGACCGCGCCGTGGAACAAGTTCAGCTACGGCATCGCCGATCGCGGCGCCTCGATCCGCGTTCCGCACTCCTTCGTCAACAACGGCTACAAGGGCTATCTGGAAGACCGCCGTCCGAACTCGCAGGGCGACCCATACCAGATCGCTTCGCAGATCCTGAAGACGATCGCGTCCGTGCCCGCCGACAAGAAGGCGGCCGCCTAA
- a CDS encoding DUF2735 domain-containing protein translates to MMNNGLSHGSAKIYQFPVGGRAALAGHRYGDPRFPADHASLPANVSICSDSWYHQDAVDEAKPKWER, encoded by the coding sequence ATGATGAACAACGGACTGAGTCACGGATCTGCGAAGATCTATCAATTCCCCGTCGGGGGCCGCGCGGCTCTCGCCGGACACCGCTATGGCGATCCCCGCTTTCCTGCCGATCACGCTTCGCTTCCCGCGAACGTCTCGATCTGCAGCGACAGCTGGTACCATCAGGACGCGGTCGACGAAGCCAAGCCCAAATGGGAACGCTAA
- a CDS encoding MliC family protein, with the protein MGRHKAILLAITMLAGGILGLRQVDAQTFRTYRCADGTQFIVGFYDDDKRAFVQIDGEPATLAKRLTVSGARYSGSGITLRIPNNGATTVKHLKRPVTACAVVEKAGL; encoded by the coding sequence ATGGGCCGGCACAAGGCCATTCTTTTGGCGATCACCATGCTTGCGGGCGGAATTCTCGGTTTGCGCCAGGTGGACGCGCAGACGTTCCGGACCTATCGCTGCGCTGACGGTACGCAGTTCATCGTCGGATTTTATGACGACGACAAGCGCGCCTTCGTCCAGATCGACGGCGAGCCGGCGACTCTCGCCAAGCGGCTGACGGTCTCGGGCGCGCGCTATTCGGGGTCTGGGATCACGTTGAGAATCCCCAACAACGGGGCGACCACGGTCAAGCATCTCAAGCGGCCGGTGACGGCCTGCGCGGTGGTCGAAAAGGCCGGGCTCTAG
- a CDS encoding tyrosine-protein phosphatase — protein sequence MSDSPARHLSLQGASNFRDLGGYPTADGRTTRWRHIFRSNHLGQLTADDIEVVRALGVRSAFDFRGVEERAAGICVVNEIAVHSLPIEPTVVAALRAELVAGRLTAPVALEIMRESYRNYVRHNTHSFRALFAHLLEDRAPLVIHCTAGKDRTGFASALILHALGVPDEIIAEDYLLTNQFYRRDATAATDLPADVRDAIGSVETSYLAAAFAAIDSEYGDLDIYLRDGLKIGPQEREALKERYLRA from the coding sequence ATGTCAGACTCCCCTGCCCGCCATCTCAGCCTGCAAGGCGCCAGCAATTTTCGCGACCTCGGCGGCTATCCGACCGCCGACGGCCGCACCACACGCTGGCGGCACATCTTCCGCTCCAACCATCTCGGCCAGCTCACCGCCGACGACATCGAGGTCGTCCGTGCACTGGGCGTGCGCAGCGCATTCGACTTTCGCGGCGTCGAGGAGCGCGCGGCCGGGATATGCGTGGTGAACGAGATCGCCGTGCATTCGCTGCCGATCGAGCCCACGGTCGTGGCCGCGTTGCGCGCCGAGCTCGTCGCGGGCCGGCTGACCGCGCCGGTCGCGCTCGAGATCATGCGCGAATCTTATCGCAATTATGTCCGGCACAACACGCACAGCTTCCGCGCACTGTTCGCTCATCTGCTGGAAGATCGTGCCCCGCTCGTGATCCACTGCACCGCCGGCAAGGACCGCACCGGCTTTGCCAGCGCACTGATCCTGCATGCGCTGGGCGTACCCGACGAAATCATTGCCGAGGACTATCTCCTCACCAACCAGTTTTACCGGCGCGATGCGACGGCTGCCACCGATCTGCCGGCCGATGTGCGCGATGCCATCGGCAGCGTCGAGACATCTTACCTTGCGGCGGCCTTCGCAGCCATCGACAGCGAGTATGGCGATCTCGATATCTATTTGCGCGACGGGCTCAAGATTGGTCCGCAAGAGCGGGAGGCACTGAAAGAGCGCTATCTGCGGGCGTGA
- a CDS encoding SGNH/GDSL hydrolase family protein, whose amino-acid sequence MSESPPAVDVPQGIIKLEHPLRNFFDALRRPDPVRIVAMGSSSTAGRADVVPYPHRLELYLRQHYAEPLPDARIDVVNRGRGGQEAPEELKRFESDIFSESPSLVLWQIGTNAVFHRDQYKFEDVIGAITDGVNQLLRPSERPMDVVLIDPQYVTAMLRDDKAELSERIVLEIRRIAASAKVNVFQRWALMRHWHVQNGVSFEQLLDPTDRPDMLHQSDWSTLQVSQALCKAITDATMSAGWLPVGPKP is encoded by the coding sequence ATGTCCGAGAGTCCGCCGGCGGTGGACGTTCCCCAAGGAATCATCAAGCTCGAACACCCGCTGCGAAATTTCTTCGACGCGCTGCGCCGACCGGATCCGGTTCGCATCGTGGCGATGGGATCATCTTCGACCGCCGGTCGGGCGGACGTGGTGCCGTATCCTCATCGGCTCGAGTTGTATTTGAGGCAGCACTATGCCGAACCGCTACCGGACGCCCGGATCGACGTCGTGAATCGGGGCAGGGGCGGGCAGGAAGCGCCGGAAGAACTGAAACGCTTCGAGTCCGACATCTTTTCCGAAAGCCCCTCCCTGGTGCTTTGGCAAATCGGGACCAACGCGGTCTTTCACAGAGATCAATACAAGTTCGAGGATGTCATCGGCGCAATCACCGACGGGGTGAACCAGTTGCTGAGGCCGAGTGAACGTCCAATGGACGTCGTGTTGATCGATCCGCAATACGTGACCGCCATGCTTCGCGACGATAAGGCCGAGCTTTCTGAAAGGATCGTCCTGGAGATTCGCAGGATAGCGGCATCTGCAAAGGTGAACGTTTTCCAGCGCTGGGCCCTGATGCGGCATTGGCATGTGCAAAACGGCGTTTCGTTCGAACAATTGCTTGATCCCACAGATCGCCCTGACATGCTTCATCAGAGCGACTGGAGCACGCTTCAGGTTTCCCAAGCACTGTGCAAAGCGATTACCGATGCAACCATGTCGGCAGGCTGGCTCCCAGTCGGACCGAAGCCCTGA
- a CDS encoding SDR family oxidoreductase — protein sequence MQGKVIVVTGALGALGKVVAETAQSRGARVAGVDHAPSQLPATPERIEIGGVDLADAAQAKTAIEAAAKHFGRLDALINIAGGFAFETVGDGDITTWQRMHALNVLTALNTSHAALPHLAAPRSGRIVNIGAMGALQAGSGMGPYAASKAGVHRLTEALASEWKGKVTVNAVLPSIIDTKANRADMPKADFSKWVTPVELAEVILFLASDAASGITGALIPVGGRV from the coding sequence GTGCAGGGAAAAGTGATCGTGGTGACCGGCGCGCTCGGCGCGCTTGGCAAGGTGGTTGCCGAAACCGCCCAGTCACGCGGCGCGCGTGTTGCCGGCGTCGATCACGCCCCCTCGCAGCTTCCGGCGACGCCGGAGCGCATCGAGATCGGCGGCGTCGATCTGGCCGATGCGGCGCAGGCGAAGACAGCGATCGAGGCGGCCGCAAAGCATTTCGGTCGCCTCGACGCGCTGATCAACATCGCCGGCGGCTTCGCCTTCGAGACCGTCGGCGACGGCGACATCACGACGTGGCAACGCATGCATGCGCTCAACGTGCTGACCGCCCTCAACACCTCGCACGCCGCCCTGCCGCATCTCGCCGCACCCAGGTCCGGCCGCATCGTCAATATCGGCGCGATGGGCGCGCTTCAGGCCGGCTCCGGGATGGGCCCGTATGCGGCGTCCAAAGCCGGCGTGCATCGCCTCACCGAAGCTCTGGCAAGCGAATGGAAGGGCAAAGTCACGGTGAATGCGGTGCTGCCGTCGATCATCGACACCAAGGCCAATCGCGCGGATATGCCGAAGGCGGATTTTTCCAAATGGGTGACGCCGGTGGAACTCGCCGAGGTCATCCTGTTCCTCGCCAGCGATGCTGCCAGCGGCATCACCGGTGCGCTGATCCCGGTCGGCGGGCGGGTGTAG
- a CDS encoding DUF2161 domain-containing phosphodiesterase, producing the protein METTLYLPVKRFLEELGFTVKGEIGGCDLVGLSAGDPPVVVIGELKLAFNLELILQAVDRAPAGDEVWIAARMSIRGKGRESDARYRNLCRRLGFGMLGVTDRGQVEVLVKPPTAAPRREPKVRSRLVAEHQRRQGDPVLGGSTRAPIMTAYRQQALACASELAGGPRRVRELRDRCPDAGKILLNNVYGWFERADRGIYGLTEAGHAALKRWPQQRIERDAGVVSAPDTRPVHS; encoded by the coding sequence GTGGAAACCACGCTCTATCTGCCCGTCAAACGCTTCCTCGAAGAGCTCGGCTTCACGGTCAAGGGCGAGATCGGCGGCTGCGATCTCGTGGGCCTCAGCGCGGGCGATCCGCCGGTCGTGGTGATCGGCGAGCTCAAGCTCGCCTTCAATCTCGAACTCATTCTGCAAGCCGTCGATCGCGCGCCAGCCGGCGACGAGGTCTGGATCGCCGCAAGAATGTCGATCCGCGGCAAGGGACGCGAGAGCGATGCGCGCTATCGCAACCTCTGCCGCCGGCTCGGCTTCGGCATGCTCGGGGTCACCGACCGCGGCCAGGTCGAGGTGCTGGTGAAGCCGCCGACCGCGGCACCGCGCCGCGAGCCGAAGGTTCGCTCGCGCCTCGTCGCCGAGCATCAGCGCCGCCAGGGCGATCCCGTGCTCGGCGGCAGCACGCGCGCGCCGATCATGACTGCCTATCGGCAGCAGGCATTGGCGTGCGCCTCGGAGCTCGCGGGGGGCCCGCGGCGCGTGCGCGAATTGCGCGACCGCTGCCCTGACGCCGGCAAGATTTTGCTTAACAATGTGTATGGCTGGTTCGAACGCGCCGACCGGGGAATCTACGGGCTTACGGAGGCCGGGCACGCCGCGCTGAAGCGCTGGCCGCAACAACGGATTGAACGCGATGCCGGTGTCGTGTCAGCGCCTGACACCCGACCGGTGCATAGCTGA
- a CDS encoding GNAT family N-acetyltransferase, translated as MVLEETVRTASVPGYVRTLSQQEELPLLRDHLLRLDAGSRHDRFNGFLDDSFIERYAARCAEDGTVIVAYIVDGVVRGAAELHPPEGDSLPEVAFSVEASARRQNVGTILFSRLIAEARWKGYKRLRITTGSENHAMRALARKFGAHLAFRHGESTGTIDLAKTPEAELAELAASPFAAGRALLSFNSTCWKIISSMYGNRAA; from the coding sequence GTGGTATTAGAAGAGACCGTCCGCACGGCGTCCGTTCCGGGCTATGTACGGACCCTGAGCCAGCAGGAAGAATTGCCGCTCCTGCGCGATCATCTGCTGAGGCTCGATGCCGGAAGCCGGCATGACCGTTTCAACGGCTTTCTCGACGACAGCTTCATCGAGCGTTACGCCGCCCGCTGCGCCGAGGACGGCACCGTGATCGTTGCCTACATCGTCGATGGCGTGGTCCGCGGTGCGGCCGAGCTGCATCCGCCGGAGGGCGATTCGCTGCCTGAGGTTGCCTTCAGCGTGGAAGCATCAGCGCGCCGCCAAAACGTCGGGACCATCCTGTTCAGCCGGCTGATCGCGGAAGCGCGCTGGAAGGGCTACAAGCGCCTGCGCATTACCACGGGCTCCGAGAATCACGCGATGCGGGCGCTCGCCAGGAAGTTCGGGGCGCATCTTGCTTTCCGTCATGGCGAATCGACCGGAACGATCGATCTTGCCAAGACGCCGGAGGCCGAGCTCGCTGAACTCGCGGCCTCGCCATTCGCGGCCGGCCGCGCCTTGCTCAGCTTCAACTCGACATGCTGGAAGATCATTTCCAGCATGTACGGCAATCGCGCCGCCTGA
- a CDS encoding PaaI family thioesterase: MTPLEKLQAMKMPFAELKGVEFIEAGRDRVVARMTVRPDLCTLHHTIHGGAVMALADSVGAAATVINLPEDAKGTTTLESKTNFIGGAKEGTIVIATATPVHRGRRTQVWTTRLETEDGKLVAVVTQTQLVLV, translated from the coding sequence ATGACGCCGCTCGAGAAACTTCAAGCGATGAAGATGCCCTTTGCCGAGCTCAAGGGCGTCGAGTTCATCGAGGCCGGGAGAGATCGCGTGGTGGCGCGGATGACGGTCCGCCCCGACCTTTGCACGCTCCACCACACCATTCACGGTGGTGCGGTGATGGCGCTCGCTGATTCCGTCGGCGCCGCGGCGACCGTGATCAACCTGCCGGAGGACGCCAAGGGCACGACTACCCTGGAAAGCAAGACTAATTTCATCGGTGGGGCCAAGGAGGGAACCATCGTGATCGCCACCGCGACTCCGGTCCACCGGGGCCGGCGGACCCAGGTCTGGACCACCCGGCTGGAAACCGAGGACGGCAAGCTCGTCGCCGTGGTCACCCAGACGCAGCTCGTCCTCGTATGA
- a CDS encoding cobalamin-binding protein, with the protein MRHFPPRRIVCLTEETVETLYLLGEQDRIVGVSGYAVRPPQVRREKPRVSAFVTADMPKILALEPDLVLAFSDLQAGIVADLVRAGVDVHVFNQRDIAGILAMIRTLGALVGAGQRAEELAHGFERRLAAIAAASRPSPRPRVYFEEWDDPLISGIGWVSELIEIAGGADVFPELRARQAAKDRIISADAVREAAPDVILASWCGKKVVPARIRARDGWSEIPAVRNDRIVEIKSPIILQPGPAALTDGLDAIVKALWGERP; encoded by the coding sequence ATGCGCCATTTCCCGCCCCGCCGCATCGTCTGCCTGACCGAAGAGACGGTCGAAACGCTCTACCTGCTCGGCGAGCAGGACCGCATCGTCGGCGTCTCCGGCTACGCCGTCCGTCCGCCGCAAGTGAGGCGCGAGAAGCCGCGGGTGTCGGCCTTCGTCACGGCGGACATGCCGAAGATCCTGGCGCTGGAACCGGACCTGGTACTCGCCTTCTCCGATCTCCAGGCCGGTATCGTCGCCGACCTCGTCCGCGCCGGCGTCGATGTCCACGTCTTCAACCAGCGCGACATCGCCGGGATTTTGGCGATGATCCGCACGCTGGGCGCGCTGGTCGGTGCCGGCCAGCGCGCCGAGGAACTCGCGCACGGCTTCGAGCGGCGCCTTGCCGCGATCGCGGCAGCATCCCGCCCCTCACCGCGGCCAAGAGTCTACTTCGAGGAATGGGACGATCCGCTGATCTCCGGCATCGGCTGGGTCTCCGAGCTGATCGAGATCGCCGGCGGCGCGGATGTGTTTCCGGAGCTGCGCGCGCGCCAGGCGGCAAAGGATCGTATCATCTCGGCAGACGCGGTGCGCGAAGCGGCGCCTGACGTGATCCTCGCGTCATGGTGCGGCAAGAAGGTCGTGCCCGCCCGCATCCGCGCGCGCGACGGCTGGAGTGAAATTCCAGCCGTGCGCAATGATCGCATCGTCGAGATCAAATCGCCGATCATCCTGCAGCCAGGACCGGCAGCGCTGACGGACGGGCTTGATGCGATCGTCAAGGCGCTGTGGGGCGAGCGACCCTGA
- the kynU gene encoding kynureninase yields MTRYRVYDDTKALFRLPEGVIYLDGNSLGALPLGVAERVNRVITTEWGNELIRAWNSAGWYVQPRHVGDRIARLIGAEAGSVMVGDTLSLKVYQALAAALDMNAARKVVLSDTGNFPTDLYMAEGLIATLGRGHQLRLVAPEEIESALSEEVAVLYITEVDYRTGRRHDMAKLTAKARALGIVTVWDLAHSAGALPVNLAGCGADFAAGCTYKYINAGPGAPAFLYVAPRHADTARAALSGWMGHEKPFAFELGYAAAGGVERMRVGTPPVLAMAALEASLDIWDRVDIAEVRARSLALGDLLIAEVERRCPSLKLVTPRSHERRGSQVSFAFDGGYAAMQALIARGVIGDFRAPDIMRFGISPLYIGESEIMRAAEIIEEVIADEVWRRPEYQVVNAVT; encoded by the coding sequence ATGACCAGATATCGCGTCTACGACGACACCAAGGCCCTATTCCGTCTTCCCGAGGGCGTGATCTATCTCGACGGCAATTCGCTCGGTGCCCTGCCGCTTGGCGTTGCCGAGCGCGTCAACCGCGTCATCACCACGGAGTGGGGCAACGAACTGATCCGCGCCTGGAACAGCGCAGGTTGGTATGTCCAGCCGCGCCATGTCGGCGATCGCATCGCGCGATTGATCGGTGCGGAAGCCGGCTCCGTGATGGTCGGCGACACGCTGTCGCTGAAAGTCTATCAGGCCCTCGCGGCGGCGCTCGACATGAACGCAGCGCGCAAGGTCGTCCTGTCAGACACCGGCAATTTCCCGACCGATCTGTACATGGCCGAAGGCCTGATCGCGACGCTCGGCCGCGGCCATCAATTGCGCCTGGTGGCGCCGGAGGAGATCGAGTCCGCGTTGTCGGAGGAGGTCGCCGTCCTGTACATCACCGAGGTCGACTACCGCACTGGCCGCCGCCACGACATGGCGAAGCTGACCGCAAAGGCGCGCGCGCTCGGCATCGTCACCGTCTGGGATCTCGCCCATTCCGCCGGTGCGCTGCCGGTCAATCTGGCCGGCTGCGGCGCCGATTTCGCCGCGGGCTGCACCTACAAATACATCAACGCCGGCCCCGGCGCGCCGGCCTTCCTCTACGTCGCGCCGCGTCACGCCGACACGGCGCGCGCAGCTCTGTCCGGCTGGATGGGGCACGAAAAGCCGTTTGCTTTCGAGCTTGGCTATGCGGCCGCGGGCGGCGTCGAGCGCATGCGGGTGGGCACGCCGCCGGTGCTGGCGATGGCGGCACTGGAAGCCTCGCTCGATATCTGGGATCGTGTCGACATTGCGGAGGTGCGTGCCCGCTCGCTGGCGCTCGGCGATCTCCTGATCGCGGAGGTCGAGCGCCGTTGCCCGTCCTTGAAGCTTGTGACCCCTCGCTCACATGAGCGCCGCGGCTCGCAAGTCTCCTTCGCCTTCGACGGCGGCTACGCCGCCATGCAGGCATTGATTGCCCGCGGTGTCATCGGCGATTTCCGCGCGCCCGATATCATGCGGTTCGGTATCTCGCCGCTCTATATCGGCGAGAGCGAGATCATGCGGGCCGCCGAGATCATCGAGGAAGTGATAGCGGACGAGGTGTGGCGCCGGCCGGAATACCAGGTCGTCAACGCGGTGACGTGA
- the kynA gene encoding tryptophan 2,3-dioxygenase: MTSSDYDPTSEGAETDFARRMSYGDYLALDAILGAQHPLSEAHDEMLFIIQHQTTELWMRLALHELTAARRAIAKDEVAPAMKMLARMSRIFEQLNGAWDVLRTMTPSEYTRFRSQLGQSSGFQSRQYRLIEFLLGNRNHAMLKPHAHDVETTKLLEAELATPSLYDEVLRLAYRNGLEMPAAVLARDVRETHSFNEGVLQAWRQVYEAPETHWMLYEVAEKLVDFEDYFRRWRFNHVTTVERVIGFKRGTGGTGGVSYLKRMLEVELFPELWRVRTIL; encoded by the coding sequence ATGACGTCCAGCGATTACGATCCCACCAGCGAAGGCGCCGAGACCGATTTCGCCCGGCGGATGTCCTATGGCGATTATCTGGCGCTGGATGCGATCCTCGGCGCGCAGCATCCGCTCTCTGAAGCCCATGACGAGATGCTGTTCATCATCCAGCATCAGACGACAGAGCTGTGGATGCGACTCGCCCTCCATGAGCTGACCGCCGCGCGCCGCGCGATCGCAAAGGACGAGGTCGCGCCGGCCATGAAGATGCTGGCGCGGATGTCGCGCATCTTCGAGCAGCTCAACGGCGCCTGGGACGTGCTACGCACCATGACGCCGAGCGAGTACACGCGATTTCGCTCCCAGCTCGGCCAGTCCTCTGGCTTCCAGTCACGGCAATACCGGCTGATCGAATTCCTGCTCGGCAACCGCAACCACGCCATGCTCAAGCCGCACGCGCACGACGTGGAAACGACCAAGCTGCTCGAAGCCGAACTCGCGACGCCGAGCCTTTACGATGAAGTGCTGCGGCTCGCCTATCGCAACGGGCTCGAGATGCCCGCGGCGGTGCTGGCGCGCGACGTCCGCGAGACCCACAGCTTCAACGAAGGCGTGCTGCAGGCCTGGCGTCAGGTTTACGAGGCGCCGGAAACGCATTGGATGCTCTACGAGGTCGCCGAGAAGCTGGTCGACTTCGAGGACTACTTTCGCCGCTGGCGCTTCAACCATGTGACGACGGTCGAGCGTGTCATCGGTTTCAAGCGTGGCACCGGGGGCACCGGCGGCGTCAGCTATCTCAAGCGCATGCTGGAGGTCGAGCTGTTCCCCGAGCTCTGGCGTGTGCGCACCATTCTATAG